CGAGACGATACCGCTGGAGACCGAGCCTTCGGCGGAGGCGCCCGAAAAAACCGAGGAAGAGGAGCGGGCGAAGGGAGGCGGAACCGCCTATTCGGAAGACGAATAGCCTGCGGCTTTCCAACCTGGGCTCGATCGTGCTCTTGCTCCTGCGCTGACAGGAACCGAACTCGAGAAACACCGCCGTGAAACCGGTCTTCCATCCCGCCCTGGTGAACGGCCCCTGTGGGGACCCGGCGGTCTATGTGGATTTCCTATTCGAGAAGCGCGCGGTGTTGTTCGATCTCGGCGATATATGCGCGTTGCCGGTCCGCAAGATTCTGCGCCTGAGCGATGTGTTCGTATCCCATGCCCACATGGATCACTTCTTCGGATTCGACTGGCTGCTACGGCTGTGCCTGGGGCGCGATCTCCGCATCCGCCTGTTCGGGCCGGTGGGTTTCCTGGCCCAGGTCGAGCACAAACTCTCGGCTTATACCTGGAATCTGGTAGGAAACTACGCCACCGATTTCTCCCTCGAAGTGACCGAGGTGCTGACCGAAACCCTCGGGCGCAGGGCGTCGTTTCGCTGCCGCACCGCCTTTCGCCGGGAGGCGGAAACCGAATTTCCGATAGAAAATCGCCGGCTGCTGGACGAGCTCAATCTGGCGGTCGAATTTGCGGTCCTGGACCATGCGACGCCCTGCCTCGCGTTCGCCCTGCGGGAGAAACGCCACCTCAACGTGTGGAAAAACCGCTTGGCGGAACGCGGCTTGGAGCCGGGCGCCTGGGTGCGCGACCTCAAGCACGCCTTGCTGACG
This portion of the Methylococcus mesophilus genome encodes:
- a CDS encoding ribonuclease Z, giving the protein MKPVFHPALVNGPCGDPAVYVDFLFEKRAVLFDLGDICALPVRKILRLSDVFVSHAHMDHFFGFDWLLRLCLGRDLRIRLFGPVGFLAQVEHKLSAYTWNLVGNYATDFSLEVTEVLTETLGRRASFRCRTAFRREAETEFPIENRRLLDELNLAVEFAVLDHATPCLAFALREKRHLNVWKNRLAERGLEPGAWVRDLKHALLTGQHEDTPIRAVRRDGGCLGEADYRLGELARSIVHVSAGQKAAYVTDAVYHEANAGRIVALASGADQCFIEAVFGDELKERAARKYHLTARQAGTIARRAGVKFPTPFHFSPVYQGREFELEREFWQAFHTAEPVADSKFT